Within the Maridesulfovibrio zosterae DSM 11974 genome, the region CTCGTGAAATAAGTGAAAAAGATTATACTTAGGTGCAATGCCTAAAAGTACATCCACGTTTGCCAGCCCCAGATCTGCGTCAAGCAATAAAACTTTCTTGCCCATGCGGCTGAGGTTATAGGCCAGATTTACAGAAATATTCGTCTTGCCTACGCCTCCTTTGCCGGAGGTCACGGAAAATACCATGGGAAGATTGGAATTCATTTGTATCACCCTGTTCTTATTTATATCTATTGTTTACGTTGCTAGCGATATTTATGCAACGAGTAATGCGCTTTAATTTTTCTTAAAATTGTATTTATAATACCAAATTATGCCTAAACTGCCTTAGCAAATTGCGCCTTTTCTTCTTTAGGGAGCTGATGTTTGAAAATCAGTCTCCAAAAATCTTTTTCACATGCCGGTTTCATACTGTTTCGCAGCCCTGATCCATAGGAAAGAAGTGATACAGGCAGTCCACTTTCATAGGAAATATTTACGAGTGCTCCGAAGTTGCAGGATTCATCAAGTTTTGTCCAAATAAGACTTTTTAATTTTGATGATTTGTACTTTTTAAGAAATGCACAATATTGAGCTGTAGCGTAGTAAGGGTTCAACACAAGATGTACTGCCAGATCGCAAGGTCCGTTGATGCCGCATGCTGCAAGCCAGCCTTCTAATTCTGCATCTCCAGCAAGACCGGGAAGATCTATAAAAATTCTGTCAAAGTTATGACTTTCACCGATAAGTCTTGCAAAGTCTTCTCTCGTTGCAAGTTCTTTGAATTCAATTCCGGATAAGTCTGCATAATGACGCAGTACAAGCCGTCCCTTGCCCTGTCCCTGATCAGCTGAAGCAAGGCATATACGGGCTGTCGGATTTTCTTTTTTCTCTTTTAGAGCCATTCTGATAATTGTAGATGTTTTTCCTGCTCCATGCGGGCCAGCTAAGGCATGAAATTTTTCTTTCCAGATACCGTTTTCAAAAGGGCGCATTGGAGCAAGTTTTTCAAGTTCCGGAAGAATTGCTTTTGACTTGTTGCCTCTGAGTTGTTGGAAGAGGTCCAGTATTACGTTGCTGTCAACTCCTTCCTTTTCAAGATATTCCAAAGCCAGTCTTTGACGTGGAGCAAGCAGGTTCAAATTCATTTGAGGCTTCAGGAGTGCCATCATGTGGCCTTTAATCTGTTTCCACTCCTGATTCCAGTCAGGTATGTTGTTCATAGCGTCGCTAATTACTTCATCTCTGGTGTCAGCTGTTTGTGCAGGTTTTTCGTTATTATCAACGCCAACCATTATTTCGTGGATTTTGCGTCCGTTTTCTTCAGTAGATTTATTACTTAGAATAACGGCGTTGTCCCCGAATTCAGCCTTGATCTCTGCGAAGACCGTCGCTGTACTGATTCCTCTGAATGTTTTTACCCGCATAATACCAACCTTTTTATATCTCTACAGTACCTGCAGACATGATTCTCACACTTGCCGGAATCTCAGCCTGCGATATTACAGGAACAGTAGGCAAGAAGCGTACCATCAGTTGAGACAGGTGGCTTCTCAGTTGAGGAGCACATAGCAGGACGGGCTGACCGTCAGTATCCATTACGTTTTCTGCTGCATTATTGACACTTTGTATTATCTGCTGCGCAGAACCAGGATCAAGGGCCAGAAAACCGCCTCCCTCAGATGTCCTGACTGCATCATTAAGTTTAGCATCAACATTGGGACCAAAAGTAAGAATAGGAAGGGTCCCGTCGCTTGCCAGATAAGGTTTGATGATAGTTCTGCTCATGTGAGAGCGCACATACTCAGTTAATTGACCTGGATCTTGAATAGATGGGCCATAGTCAGCCAGAGCTTCAACAATAGTGAGCAGGTCACGAATAGACACGTTTTCACGAACAAGATTCTGTAATACTTTTTGAACGACCCCAAGTGAAAGAATGTTAGGTACCAGATCTTCAACAGCTTTGGGGGCGCGCTTGGATAAGTTGTCAAGCAGCTCCTGAGTTTCCTGTCTGCCTAAAAATTCTCCTAAATTGCGACGGAAAACTTCTGTCAGGTGCGTAGCAATGACAGTTGATGGGTCAACAACAGTGTATCCTGCAAGCATGGCCTCTTCTTTCTGGCTGTCTGGAATCCAGACTGCCGGAAGATTGAATGCCGGCTCGACTGTTTCAATTCCTTTAATTCTATGCTTGGCATCTCCCGGATCCATTGCGAGCTGGTGGTCAATAAGTATCTCTGACGAAGCAATGGCGTTACCTTTAACCAGTACGCGGTATTCACCGGGCTTTAGTTGCAGGTTGTCACGTAAGTGCAGCGACGGAATAATGATACCCATATCCAGAGCAAATTGACGGCGGATAGAGCGGATACGTGAGAGCAGATTGCCACTCTGTTCTTCGTCGACGAGAGGTATTAGGCCATATCCGACTTCCAGCTCCAGTTGATCCAGCGGAAGGAGAGCCTGTACTTCTTCGGGACTGTCCAGAGAGGGCATTTCGTCCTTTGCTTTTTGGGCCTTTGCTTCGTCTTTCTGCTGTTCTGCTTCTCCGTCGCGGTTGAGAGTAGAGAGTGCGTAGACCAGCACTGCAAGAGTAAGAAAAGGTATAGTCGGCATACCCGGAACTATACCGAAGATAGTTAGAATAATTGATACCAGTTTAAGTGCGCGTGAGTGGTAGGTAAGCTGGCCTAAGAACTCTTCACCCATTTTGGCTTCAGCTGCTGCACGTGAAACGATGATACCAGCAGACGTAGAAATAATCAGAGAGGGGATTGTGGATACAAGTCCGTCACCGATGGTCAACAGTGTGTATGTCTGTGCCGCGTCCTGCCAAGCCATATTTTTCTGAAGGACACCAATCAGGATTCCACCGATAATGTTAACAGCAGTAATAACCATACCT harbors:
- a CDS encoding flagellar biosynthesis protein FlhF — protein: MRVKTFRGISTATVFAEIKAEFGDNAVILSNKSTEENGRKIHEIMVGVDNNEKPAQTADTRDEVISDAMNNIPDWNQEWKQIKGHMMALLKPQMNLNLLAPRQRLALEYLEKEGVDSNVILDLFQQLRGNKSKAILPELEKLAPMRPFENGIWKEKFHALAGPHGAGKTSTIIRMALKEKKENPTARICLASADQGQGKGRLVLRHYADLSGIEFKELATREDFARLIGESHNFDRIFIDLPGLAGDAELEGWLAACGINGPCDLAVHLVLNPYYATAQYCAFLKKYKSSKLKSLIWTKLDESCNFGALVNISYESGLPVSLLSYGSGLRNSMKPACEKDFWRLIFKHQLPKEEKAQFAKAV
- the flhA gene encoding flagellar biosynthesis protein FlhA, giving the protein MAGAKSKAINVNYEQFAKQGDILLASGVVVILFVMLIPLPTLFIDFMLTVSISLGLVILITSMFMQSPLEFSIFPSLLLVTTLLRLALNVATTRAILMHGDEGTSAAGGVIQSFGEFVVGGNYLIGIVIFLILFTLNKTVIVAGTTRIAEVAARFTLDAMPGKQMAIEADLNSGIIDETEAQEQRTLIRREADFYGAMDGAGKFVQGDVNAGMVITAVNIIGGILIGVLQKNMAWQDAAQTYTLLTIGDGLVSTIPSLIISTSAGIIVSRAAAEAKMGEEFLGQLTYHSRALKLVSIILTIFGIVPGMPTIPFLTLAVLVYALSTLNRDGEAEQQKDEAKAQKAKDEMPSLDSPEEVQALLPLDQLELEVGYGLIPLVDEEQSGNLLSRIRSIRRQFALDMGIIIPSLHLRDNLQLKPGEYRVLVKGNAIASSEILIDHQLAMDPGDAKHRIKGIETVEPAFNLPAVWIPDSQKEEAMLAGYTVVDPSTVIATHLTEVFRRNLGEFLGRQETQELLDNLSKRAPKAVEDLVPNILSLGVVQKVLQNLVRENVSIRDLLTIVEALADYGPSIQDPGQLTEYVRSHMSRTIIKPYLASDGTLPILTFGPNVDAKLNDAVRTSEGGGFLALDPGSAQQIIQSVNNAAENVMDTDGQPVLLCAPQLRSHLSQLMVRFLPTVPVISQAEIPASVRIMSAGTVEI